In Pseudomonas fluorescens NCIMB 11764, a single window of DNA contains:
- a CDS encoding YbgA family protein: MPHASAKPKIAISACLMGAEVRFNGGHKESRLCSRTLTEYFEFVPVCPEVAIGLGIPRQPIRLVGDAEQPEALGTVDPELNVTRALADYGEKMAIELDNICGYIFMQKSPSCGLDRVKVYHANGAPVDGGGRGIYAQAFCALHPDLPVEEDGRLNDPVLRENFLTRVFAYSAWQELLQAGLTRRGLTEFHSRYKYLLMAHNPVQYKTLGNLLGNMGQIDPKELGPRYFSELMAALKKCATRRTHTNVLQHISGYLKQVISADDKQEVQHVIGQYRHGIVPLVVPLTLLKHHFRRHPDPYIAQQVYLQPHPENLSLRNAI, from the coding sequence ATGCCCCACGCCAGCGCGAAACCGAAAATTGCTATCAGCGCCTGCCTGATGGGCGCCGAGGTGCGTTTCAACGGTGGGCACAAGGAATCGCGGCTGTGCAGCCGCACCCTCACTGAATATTTCGAATTCGTCCCGGTCTGTCCGGAGGTCGCGATCGGTCTCGGCATCCCTCGGCAACCCATACGACTGGTCGGCGACGCTGAACAACCTGAAGCCCTTGGCACTGTTGACCCTGAACTGAATGTCACCCGAGCGCTGGCCGATTACGGCGAGAAAATGGCCATTGAGCTGGACAATATCTGCGGCTACATCTTCATGCAGAAATCACCGTCATGCGGCCTGGATCGGGTCAAGGTCTACCACGCCAACGGCGCGCCCGTAGACGGCGGCGGCCGAGGCATCTATGCCCAGGCGTTCTGCGCGTTGCATCCGGACCTGCCGGTGGAAGAAGACGGTCGTCTCAATGACCCGGTGCTGCGGGAAAACTTCCTTACCCGAGTATTCGCCTACAGCGCCTGGCAAGAGCTGCTGCAAGCGGGCCTGACTCGCCGCGGACTGACGGAATTTCACTCGCGGTATAAATACCTGCTGATGGCCCACAATCCGGTGCAGTACAAAACCCTGGGCAATCTGCTGGGCAACATGGGCCAGATCGATCCGAAAGAACTCGGCCCACGCTATTTCAGCGAACTGATGGCGGCCTTGAAGAAGTGCGCCACGCGCCGCACCCACACCAATGTTCTGCAACACATCAGTGGTTACCTCAAACAGGTCATCAGCGCTGACGACAAACAGGAAGTGCAACACGTCATCGGCCAGTACCGCCACGGCATCGTGCCGCTGGTGGTGCCGCTGACGCTGCTCAAACATCACTTTCGCCGACATCCGGATCCGTACATTGCACAACAGGTTTACCTGCAACCGCACCCGGAAAACCTAAGCCTGCGAAACGCGATCTGA
- a CDS encoding SDR family NAD(P)-dependent oxidoreductase, giving the protein MSLTPPRRYWLTGASSGIGAALAEEILKTGAHLAVSSRSLAPLKVLSQRYPGQVLVVAGDLTNSQTVREIGEQITHDWGSLDTVILNAGTCEYVDVQQFDSSIIEHVVRTNLLASSYCIEAALPLLRKGTAPHLVGVASSVTYLPLPRAEAYGASKAGLRYLFESLRIDLAPEGIEVTVVSPGFVDTPLTAKNDFPMPLSWPVGKAARHIFAKLKNRPLEIAFPALFMAALWPLSKMPNRVKLAIGKRMVRSSPPIKDVP; this is encoded by the coding sequence ATGAGCCTTACACCTCCACGACGATATTGGCTGACCGGGGCCAGCAGCGGCATTGGCGCCGCGCTGGCCGAGGAAATCCTGAAAACCGGCGCCCACCTGGCGGTCAGCTCACGCTCGCTGGCGCCGCTGAAAGTCTTGTCGCAACGCTATCCCGGGCAAGTGTTGGTGGTGGCGGGAGACCTGACCAACAGCCAGACCGTGCGCGAAATCGGCGAGCAAATTACGCATGACTGGGGCTCGCTGGATACGGTGATTCTCAATGCCGGCACCTGCGAATACGTCGACGTTCAGCAGTTCGACTCGTCGATCATCGAGCACGTGGTGCGCACCAATCTGCTGGCCAGCAGTTACTGCATCGAAGCGGCGCTGCCGCTGTTGCGCAAAGGCACCGCGCCGCACCTGGTGGGCGTCGCCAGTTCGGTGACCTACCTGCCGCTGCCACGGGCGGAGGCGTATGGCGCGTCGAAGGCCGGGCTGCGTTATCTGTTCGAATCGTTGCGCATTGACCTCGCGCCCGAAGGCATCGAAGTCACCGTGGTCAGCCCGGGGTTCGTCGACACACCGCTGACGGCGAAGAACGATTTCCCGATGCCGCTCAGTTGGCCGGTGGGCAAAGCGGCGCGGCACATCTTCGCCAAACTGAAAAACCGGCCACTGGAGATCGCGTTCCCGGCGCTGTTCATGGCGGCGCTCTGGCCGCTGTCGAAAATGCCCAACCGGGTGAAGCTCGCCATCGGCAAACGCATGGTGCGCAGCAGTCCGCCGATCAAGGACGTGCCGTGA
- the phrB gene encoding deoxyribodipyrimidine photo-lyase, whose amino-acid sequence MQLIWLRSDLRLHDNTALSAAASRGPSVAVYLLSPEQWREHDDAPCKVDFWLRNLRELSRALGELNIPLLIRMASRWDEAPKVLLDLCQQLKIDAVHVNEEYGIHESRRDAAVADALKTKGIDFYSYLDQLLFKPGTVLTKTGTYFQVFSQFRKVCYDRLRSSLPSLVSAPMAQSRLTVDSDEIPSSVAGFATPSETLRALWPAGEAEARRRLDTFADAQIDYYKSERDFPAKPGTSQLSAYLAAGVISPRQCLHAALQSNQGEFESGKVGAVTWINELLWREFYKHILEGYPRVSRHRAFRPETEALAWRDAPDELAAWQEARTGLPIIDAAMRQLLETGWMHNRLRMVVAMFLTKNLLIDWREGERFFMRHLIDGDLAANNGGWQWSSSTGTDSAPYFRIFNPLSQSEKFDSEGLFIKHWLPELAGLNKKDVHNPENLGGLFGVAGYPSPIVNLSTSRARALTAFKNLPSRQNAGGGYE is encoded by the coding sequence CTGCAATTGATCTGGCTGCGCAGCGACTTGCGCCTGCATGACAACACCGCCCTGTCGGCCGCCGCATCCCGGGGCCCGAGCGTGGCGGTGTACTTGTTGAGCCCGGAACAATGGCGCGAGCATGACGATGCACCGTGCAAAGTGGATTTCTGGCTTCGCAACCTTCGCGAATTGAGCCGCGCACTCGGCGAGTTGAACATCCCGCTGCTCATCCGCATGGCCTCTCGCTGGGATGAAGCGCCGAAGGTTCTGCTCGATCTGTGCCAGCAGTTGAAGATCGACGCGGTGCACGTCAACGAGGAGTACGGCATTCACGAAAGCCGCCGCGATGCGGCGGTAGCCGACGCACTGAAAACCAAGGGTATCGACTTTTATAGCTACCTCGATCAGTTGCTGTTCAAGCCCGGCACCGTGCTGACCAAGACCGGCACGTACTTCCAGGTCTTCAGTCAGTTCCGCAAGGTTTGCTACGACCGTCTGCGCAGCTCGTTGCCGAGCCTGGTGAGCGCGCCAATGGCTCAATCGCGCCTGACCGTCGACAGTGATGAAATCCCTTCAAGCGTTGCAGGCTTCGCCACGCCCAGCGAAACCTTGCGCGCGCTGTGGCCCGCCGGTGAAGCCGAAGCCCGCCGCCGCCTCGACACCTTCGCCGATGCGCAGATCGACTACTACAAAAGTGAACGCGACTTCCCGGCCAAACCCGGCACCAGTCAGCTCTCGGCCTACCTCGCGGCCGGCGTCATTTCCCCGCGCCAGTGCTTGCATGCAGCCCTGCAAAGCAATCAGGGCGAGTTCGAAAGCGGCAAAGTCGGCGCCGTCACCTGGATCAACGAATTGCTGTGGCGCGAGTTCTACAAACACATTCTGGAGGGCTACCCACGCGTCTCCCGCCACCGCGCCTTCCGCCCGGAAACCGAAGCCCTGGCCTGGCGCGACGCCCCCGATGAACTGGCGGCCTGGCAAGAAGCGCGTACCGGCCTGCCGATCATCGACGCCGCAATGCGCCAACTGCTCGAAACCGGCTGGATGCACAACCGTTTGCGCATGGTCGTGGCGATGTTCCTCACCAAGAATCTGCTGATCGACTGGCGTGAAGGCGAACGTTTTTTCATGCGGCACCTGATCGATGGCGACCTCGCGGCGAACAACGGCGGCTGGCAGTGGAGTTCGTCCACCGGCACCGACTCCGCGCCCTACTTCCGGATTTTCAACCCGCTCAGCCAATCGGAAAAATTCGACAGCGAAGGCCTGTTCATCAAGCACTGGCTGCCGGAGCTGGCCGGGCTGAACAAGAAAGACGTGCACAACCCGGAAAACCTCGGCGGCCTGTTCGGGGTGGCAGGTTATCCGTCGCCAATCGTCAATCTGAGTACGAGCCGCGCTCGCGCGCTGACCGCGTTCAAAAACCTGCCATCGCGACAAAATGCCGGAGGTGGCTATGAGTGA
- a CDS encoding NAD(P)/FAD-dependent oxidoreductase — protein sequence MNIAIIGSGISGLTCAYLLNRSHAITLFEAGDRVGGHTHTVDVKVDGKEYAVDTGFIVFNDRTYPNFIRLLGQIGVGFKATEMSFSVTDPDSGLEYNGNNLNSLFAQRRNLLSPRFWGMLRDILRFNKRAQSDLSEGRIAADTTLDEYLKAGGYGERFILHYIVPMGAAIWSMPMAQMLNFPVEFFVRFFKNHGLLSVNNRPQWRVIEGGSSAYIAPLTATFKQKIRLNCPVIRVERDADGVVIHSSAGSERFDKVVFACHSDQALKLLAKPSEAERSILGALPYADNEVVLHTDTRLLPSRKRAWASWNYRLGGAGHTLAAVTYDMNILQGIQSDTTFCVSLNQSAGISPSMVLGRFTYAHPQYSLAAVAAQARWEELNGAQHSFYCGAYWANGFHEDGVVSALRVARSFGEVL from the coding sequence GTGAACATCGCTATCATAGGCAGCGGCATCTCGGGGCTCACCTGCGCTTACCTGCTGAATCGAAGCCACGCGATCACCCTGTTCGAGGCCGGCGACCGGGTCGGCGGTCATACCCACACCGTGGACGTGAAGGTCGATGGCAAGGAGTATGCCGTGGACACCGGTTTCATTGTGTTCAACGACCGGACCTACCCGAATTTCATTCGCCTGCTGGGCCAGATCGGCGTCGGTTTCAAAGCGACAGAGATGAGTTTCTCGGTCACCGACCCGGACAGCGGCCTCGAGTACAACGGCAACAACCTCAACAGCCTGTTCGCCCAGCGCCGCAATCTGCTGTCGCCGAGGTTCTGGGGCATGCTGCGGGATATCCTGCGCTTCAACAAGCGCGCTCAGTCCGACCTGTCCGAGGGCCGGATCGCGGCCGACACCACGCTCGATGAATACCTCAAGGCCGGCGGTTACGGCGAACGGTTCATCCTGCATTACATCGTGCCGATGGGCGCGGCGATCTGGTCGATGCCGATGGCCCAGATGCTGAATTTCCCGGTGGAATTCTTTGTGCGGTTCTTCAAGAATCACGGTTTGCTGTCGGTCAACAATCGCCCGCAATGGCGGGTGATCGAGGGCGGTTCGAGTGCGTACATCGCACCGTTGACCGCGACCTTCAAGCAGAAGATCCGCCTCAACTGTCCCGTGATACGGGTCGAGCGCGATGCCGATGGTGTCGTGATCCACAGCAGCGCCGGCAGCGAACGCTTCGACAAAGTCGTGTTTGCCTGCCACAGCGATCAGGCGCTGAAACTGCTGGCCAAGCCGAGCGAAGCCGAACGGTCGATCCTCGGCGCCCTGCCCTATGCCGACAACGAAGTGGTGCTGCACACCGACACGCGCCTGCTGCCGTCGCGCAAACGCGCCTGGGCCAGTTGGAATTACCGCCTCGGCGGTGCCGGACATACGCTGGCCGCGGTCACCTACGACATGAACATTCTGCAAGGCATCCAGAGCGACACCACCTTCTGCGTCAGCCTCAACCAGAGCGCCGGCATCAGTCCGTCCATGGTGCTCGGCCGATTCACCTACGCCCATCCGCAGTACAGCCTGGCGGCAGTGGCCGCACAGGCACGCTGGGAAGAATTGAATGGCGCGCAACACAGTTTTTATTGCGGCGCCTACTGGGCCAACGGTTTCCATGAAGACGGCGTGGTCAGCGCGTTGCGCGTGGCCCGCTCGTTCGGGGAAGTGCTGTGA
- a CDS encoding nuclear transport factor 2 family protein, with protein sequence MSDFLRRFARQFGELNKDNLQRLNELYTADVHFTDPLHEVQGIGHLRSYFSELYANVSELRFDFYGFDQTGEGEGYLRWVMSYRHPRLAGGGLIRVDGCSHLLWSDKVYRHRDYFDAGALLYEHVPVLGRAIAWLKRRMG encoded by the coding sequence ATGAGTGATTTTCTGCGGCGCTTCGCCCGGCAGTTTGGTGAACTCAACAAAGACAACCTGCAACGCCTGAATGAGTTGTATACCGCTGATGTGCATTTCACCGATCCGCTGCACGAAGTACAGGGCATCGGGCATTTGCGCAGCTATTTCAGTGAGCTCTACGCCAACGTCAGCGAGCTGCGTTTCGATTTTTACGGCTTCGACCAGACCGGCGAAGGCGAAGGTTATCTGCGCTGGGTCATGAGCTACCGCCATCCACGCCTGGCCGGCGGGGGCTTGATTCGGGTGGATGGCTGCTCGCACCTGCTCTGGAGTGACAAGGTCTATCGCCACCGGGATTACTTCGATGCCGGGGCTCTGCTTTACGAACATGTACCCGTATTGGGCCGGGCAATCGCCTGGTTGAAAAGGAGAATGGGATGA
- a CDS encoding MerR family transcriptional regulator — protein sequence MKTPLDTSAREDLGADFKKALDEGWLPIREVARQTGVNAITLRAWERRYGLIVPQRTPKGHRLFSAEHVQRILTILTWLNRGVAVSQVKQLLDSPQAFSESVENDWQVLCNTLLQAVTSLNERTLDDTVNQAIALYPPRTLCEQLLMPLLAELEQRWQGQFGAQMERVFFYSWLRSKFGARIYHNNRQLRSAPLLLINHSDLPLEPHLWLTAWLISSADCPVEVFDWPLPAGELALAVDHLQARGVLLYSSKAMNLAQLPKLFNGVGGPKMIAGPTVCIHHAELSVKTTEIAELFLAEDPLSAHQDLLQRGLI from the coding sequence ATGAAAACTCCACTCGACACCAGTGCCCGCGAAGACCTCGGCGCCGACTTTAAAAAAGCCCTCGATGAAGGCTGGCTGCCGATTCGTGAAGTGGCCCGGCAGACCGGCGTCAACGCCATCACTTTGCGCGCCTGGGAACGACGTTACGGGCTGATCGTGCCGCAACGTACGCCCAAAGGGCATCGACTGTTCAGCGCCGAACACGTGCAACGCATCCTGACGATCCTCACCTGGCTCAATCGTGGCGTGGCCGTCAGCCAGGTCAAGCAACTGCTCGACTCCCCGCAAGCTTTTAGCGAGTCGGTCGAAAATGATTGGCAGGTGCTGTGCAACACGCTGCTGCAAGCGGTCACTTCGCTCAACGAACGCACCCTCGATGACACCGTCAACCAGGCGATCGCTTTGTACCCACCGCGGACCCTGTGCGAACAGTTGCTGATGCCGTTGCTAGCCGAGCTTGAACAACGCTGGCAGGGCCAGTTTGGCGCGCAGATGGAGCGTGTGTTTTTTTACTCCTGGTTACGCAGCAAATTCGGCGCGCGCATCTACCATAACAACCGTCAGTTGCGCAGCGCACCGCTGCTGTTGATCAATCACTCCGACCTGCCGCTGGAACCACATCTGTGGCTCACCGCGTGGCTGATCAGCAGTGCCGATTGCCCGGTGGAAGTGTTCGACTGGCCGCTGCCGGCGGGCGAGCTCGCACTGGCGGTCGATCACCTGCAAGCTCGCGGCGTACTGCTGTATTCCAGCAAAGCCATGAACCTTGCGCAGTTGCCGAAACTTTTCAACGGCGTCGGCGGCCCAAAAATGATTGCCGGACCAACGGTGTGCATCCACCACGCCGAGTTGTCCGTAAAAACGACAGAGATTGCAGAATTGTTCCTGGCCGAAGATCCGTTATCGGCGCATCAGGACCTGCTTCAGCGCGGGCTTATTTAA